Proteins from a genomic interval of Channa argus isolate prfri chromosome 11, Channa argus male v1.0, whole genome shotgun sequence:
- the znrf3 gene encoding E3 ubiquitin-protein ligase znrf3 isoform X3: protein MHPLGLCNNNDEEDLYEYGWVGVVKLEQPELDPSCLTVLGKAKRAVQRGATAVIFDVSENPDAIDQLNQIAEDPLKRPVVYVKGNDAVKLMNIVNKQKVARARIQHRPPRQPTEYFDMGIFLAFFVVVSLVCLILLIKIKLKQRRSQSSMNRMAIQALEKMETRKFKAKGKAQRESCCGTSDSLSSSFTSDCAICLEKYIDGEELRVIPCAHRFHKKCVDPWLLQHHTCPHCRHNIIEQKKGNPGSACMDPGNALHSRQRVVLPVHYPGRVHRAGQVTAYPTRTSMDPHGNPITVLTVDQHPDPQGLYSPQATSAFLRSYHPTLHLDHSLNPHHCGLEHRGPPAYPTQPHHAAFKRSKFHSRNFSRTACFSQYETMYQHYYFQGLTFPQQPEGGQGPGLTGQLGGGGAHKGHHSRGFQQGLLYPTVVHMAPASSSRIGDTGSTSGLSCYHGHRSVCSGYLADCPGSDSSSSSSGQCHCSSSDSMLDCTEVSNQGVYGSCSTFRSSLSSDYDPFVYRSKSPCRGSAGEPGAAAHTAPVEDSSSPAPSGHDCLQLPPGASGYNSGDHLSNCSLEPNYSSRSSLEPRDNSNTSTTSAGAPEATGADRGKGAQEESGELGAAACNCCFEVLPSNVECKGQDLDQAGPLASGRCHRGVDFQSSTSKNYFAPEHVCPSSEQVSYEGLPCCFYKEMKVHRPSAGRYTEDYAVNVQYAHADSEACSGQGCCELNQRIPIIPEDTDCELGTGAETQSSLLPISVTVEAEVWTGEQHEPREGYFTSGQFRGQEEETRALFHPQLSASPTALGSTASKNEGGLGI from the exons GCAAAGAGAGCAGTGCAGAGAGGTGCCACGGCCGTCATCTTTGACGTGTCAGAGAATCCGGATGCCATCGACCAG CTCAACCAGATTGCAGAGGATCCTCTGAAGCGGCCGGTGGTGTACGTGAAGGGCAATGATGCTGTTAAGTTAATGAACATTGTCAACAAGCAGAAGGTGGCTCGTGCTCGGATACAACACAGACCACCAAGG CAGCCCACGGAATATTTTGACATGGGCATCTTCTTGGCTTTCTTTGTGGTTGTGTCGCTGGTTTGTCTCATTCTGCTCATCAAGATCAAACTCAAGCAAAGACGAAGCCAG AGCTCGATGAACAGAATGGCCATCCAGGCTCTGGAAAAGATGGAGACGCGAAAGTTCAAGGCCAAAGGAAAGGCACAGCGAGAGAGCTGCTGTGGAACCTCTGATTCACTGAGCAGCAGCTTCACTTCTGACTGCGCCATCTGTCTGGAAAAGTATATAGACGGGGAG GAGCTGCGGGTTATTCCCTGTGCTCACAGATTTCATAAGAAGTGTGTCGACCCCTGGCTGCTCCAGCATCACACCTGTCCCCACTGTAGACACAACATCATCG AGCAAAAAAAGGGGAATCCAGGATCCGCATGCATGGACCCTGGCAATGCACTCCACAGCCGGCAGCGCGTAGTTTTGCCAGTTCATTATCCAGGCAGAGTGCACCGAGCCGGTCAGGTGACTGCCTACCCAACCAGAACCAGCATGGATCCTCACGGCAACCCCATTACTGTGCTAACTGTGGACCAGCACCCAGATCCTCAAGGTCTGTACTCACCCCAGGCGACGTCTGCCTTTCTCCGGAGCTACCACCCCACCCTCCATCTGGACCATTCACTCAACCCCCACCACTGTGGATTAGAGCACCGCGGACCCCCCGCCTACCCAACACAGCCACACCATGCTGCTTTTAAACGATCGAAGTTTCATAGTCGCAACTTTTCCCGTACAGCCTGCTTCTCACAGTATGAGACTATGTACCAACACTACTATTTTCAGGGGTTGACTTTCCCTCAACAGCCCGAGGGTGGCCAAGGGCCGGGGTTGACAGGCCAGCTTGGTGGCGGAGGGGCCCACAAGGGCCACCACAGCAGGGGGTTTCAGCAGGGGCTGTTATACCCCACAGTCGTACACATGGCCCCTGCCTCTTCTTCAAGGATAGGTGATACCGGTAGCACTTCTGGCCTGAGCTGTTACCACGGCCACCGCTCAGTGTGCAGTGGTTACCTTGCTGACTGTCCCGgtagtgacagcagcagcagcagctcaggtcAGTGCCACTGCTCCTCCAGTGACTCTATGTTAGACTGTACTGAGGTCAGCAACCAGGGGGTGTACGGCAGCTGCTCTACCTTTCGCAGCTCACTGAGCAGTGACTATGATCCTTTTGTCTACCGGAGTAAGAGTCCATGTAGGGGTTCTGCAGGGGAACCAGGGGCTGCAGCTCACACAGCTCCTGTGGAGGACTCCTCTTCCCCTGCACCCTCGGGACATGACTGCCTCCAGCTCCCTCCTGGAGCTTCGGGATATAACTCGGGGGACCACCTCTCCAACTGCAGTTTGGAGCCCAACTACAGCAGTCGCTCATCACTGGAACCCAGGGATAACAGCAACACTAGCACTACCTCAGCTGGGGCTCCAGAGGCTACTGGAGCAGACAGGGGAAAAGGGGCACAGGAGGAGTCGGGGGAGCTTGGAGCTGCAGCCTGCAACTGCTGCTTTGAGGTGCTTCCTTCCAATGTGGAGTGCAAGGGGCAGGACTTAGACCAAGCTGGGCCTCTTGCCTCAGGACGCTGTCACAGAGGGGTAGACTTTCAGAGCTCCACATCCAAGAACTATTTTGCTCCTGAGCATGTGTGCCCTTCCTCAGAGCAGGTGAGCTATGAAGGGTTGCCTTGCTGCTTCTACAAGGAAATGAAGGTCCACAGGCCCTCGGCAGGACGCTACACAGAGGACTATGCTGTTAATGTGCAATATGCACATGCAGACTCTGAGGCCTGCTCAGGACAGGGCTGCTGCGAACTCAACCAGAGAATACCCATAATTCCTGAGGACACAGATTGTGAATTGGGGACAGGTGCAGAGACCCAAAGCAGTTTACTGCCCATCAGTGTCACAGTGGAGGCAGAAGTGTGGACAGGGGAGCAACATGAACCTAGGGAAGGGTACTTCACCTCAGGACAGTTTAGGGGTCAGGAAGAGGAGACCCGGGCTTTGTTCCATCCTCAGCTTTCAGCTAGCCCCACTGCATTGGGAAGCACTGCTTCAAAAAACGAGGGAGGTCTGGGTATATGA
- the coq5 gene encoding 2-methoxy-6-polyprenyl-1,4-benzoquinol methylase, mitochondrial codes for MKMTTRRCVNSSSANMAASVSLLSRRMFRVSPRQFGVNAVRVSGQFGCCCRRCFSDAAAEDGKTHFGYETVSQAEKAKRVYKVFENVAQKYDVMNDAMSLGIHRLWKDKLLHIMQPQPGAQLLDVAGGTGDISFRFLEYVRCQRERQKRRAAQFMQTPSWRDISDNYSTENEHRSRESRAVVCDINKEMLKVGKQKADSMGISAGLSWVVGDAEELPFDDDQFDIYTIAFGIRNVTHIDQALQEALRVLKPGGRFMCLEFSKVTNPVLARLYDAYSFQMIPVLGEVIAGDWKSYQYLVESIRRFPDQEEFKHMIEETGFYCVQYHNFTCGVVALHSGFKL; via the exons ATGAAAATGACGACACGGCGGTGCGTTAACAGTTCTTCAGCCAACATGGCCGCGTCCGTGAGCCTATTGAGTCGAAGGATGTTCCGTGTTTCTCCCAGACAATTTGGCGTCAATGCCGTCAGAGTTTCGGGACAGTTcggctgctgctgccgccgttGCTTTAGCGACGCGGCGGCTGAAGACGGAAAGACTCATTTTGGCTACGAAACGGTGTCGCAGGCGGAGAAGGCGAAGAGAG TGTATAAGGTGTTTGAGAATGTGGCCCAGAAGTACGATGTCATGAACGATGCCATGAGTCTGGGGATTCATCGGCTGTGGAAGGACAAGCTGCTGCACATCATGCAACCACAGCCCGGTGCACAACTCCTGGATGTGGCTGGCGGAACAg GTGATATTTCCTTCCGCTTCTTGGAGTACGTTCGTTGCCAGCGAGAGCGGCAGAAGCGGCGAGCGGCACAGTTCATGCAGACCCCTTCGTGGCGGGACATTTCCGACAATTACTCCACAGAGAACGAGCACCGGTCTCGGGAGTCCAGGGCTGTGGTCTGTGACATCAACAAGGAGATGCTGAAAGTGGGCAAGCAGAAAGCTGACAGCATGGGCATCAGTGCAG GTTTGTCGTGGGTGGTGGGGGATGCAGAGGAGCTGCCTTTCGATGATGACCAGTTTGACATTTACACTATTGCATTTGGCATTCGTAACGTCACTCATATAGATCAG gCACTTCAAGAAGCCCTGCGGGTGTTGAAGCCTGGTGGCAGGTTCATGTGCTTAGAGTTCAGCAAAGTGACAAATCCAGTATTAGCGAG ACTTTATGATGCGTACAGTTTCCAGATGATCCCAGTTTTGGGAGAGGTGATTGCTGGAGACTGGAAGTCTTACCAGTATCTGGTGGAGAGTATTCGCAGGTTTCCTGACCAG gaGGAGTTCAAACACATGATTGAGGAAACAGGTTTCTACTGTGTGCAGTACCACAACTTCACTTGTGGTGTGGTAGCTCTTCACTCCGGTTTCAAGCTGTGA